In a genomic window of Telopea speciosissima isolate NSW1024214 ecotype Mountain lineage chromosome 5, Tspe_v1, whole genome shotgun sequence:
- the LOC122663434 gene encoding UDP-glycosyltransferase 88F5-like has product MQDTIVLYPSPGMGHIVSMVELGKLILRHHHHLSVTVLLTTSPHEPSATTSYTSQVTRTTPSLTFHSFPPLSIPQDTSPIRSHAAIGFEFLRLNTPNVLNALLSISTTSTIKALVIDMFCTSALHIASDFDIPTYYFYTSGAAALAAFLYLPTIHNQNTQSFKDLTNTYLHFPGLSPVRASHMPEPILDRDDPAYHDFIYCTAHLPKSRGILTNTFEALEPKAIKVIAEGACVPDTPTPPVYYIGPLVAKDDGRAEGGDGARTAECLSWLDAQPSRSVVYLSFGSRGTFSAAQLKEIAIGLERSGQRFLWVVRSPPLTDEEVRTSSSSRHGEPDLDALLPKGFLGRTKDKGLVVKTWAPQVEVLNRESVCGFVTHCGWNSVLEAVCAGLPMVAWPLYAEQHLNRVILVEDMKLAMAMEQAEDGFVSADEVEKRIRALMDSEEGRKLRERSGKMRKEAAAAWEEGATSCVAFTKFTESWKRA; this is encoded by the coding sequence CCCCTGGCATGGGCCATATCGTTTCAATGGTGGAGCTTGGCAAGCTAATcctccgccaccaccaccacctatcCGTCACAGTCCTCCTCACCACCAGCCCTCACGAACCCTCGGCCACCACATCTTACACCAGCCAGGTCACGCGAACCACCCCTTCTCTTACTTTCCACAGCTTCCCCCCTCTTTCCATTCCCCAAGACACATCTCCCATCCGCAGCCACGCAGCCATTGGTTTCGAATTCCTTCGCCTCAACACCCCAAACGTCCTCAACGCCCTCCTGTCCATCTCTACAACCTCAACCATCAAAGCCCTCGTCATCGACATGTTTTGCACCTCAGCCCTTCACATCGCCTCTGATTTTGACATCCCCACTTACTACTTCTACACCTCCGGTGCAGCCGCTCTCGCAGCCTTCCTTTACCTGCCCACCATTCACAACCAGAACACCCAAAGCTTCAAGGACCTTACTAACACCTATCTCCATTTCCCAGGCTTGTCCCCTGTCCGGGCATCTCACATGCCTGAACCCATCCTCGACCGAGACGACCCGGCCTATCATGATTTCATATACTGCACTGCTCACCTCCCCAAATCCAGGGGAATTTTAACAAACACCTTTGAGGCATTAGAGCCGAAAGCAATCAAAGTGATCGCTGAAGGGGCTTGCGTGCCTGACACTCCGACCCCCCCTGTTTACTACATCGGTCCATTGGTTGCTAAAGACGATGGTCGGGCTGAAGGTGGAGATGGTGCCCGCACGGCCGAGTGCTTGTCATGGCTAGACGCGCAACCGAGTCGAAGCGTCGTATACTTGAGCTTCGGCAGCCGAGGGACCTTTTCTGCGGCGCAGTTGAAGGAGATTGCGATTGGGTTGGAGAGAAGCGGACAGAGATTCTTGTGGGTGGTCCGGAGTCCGCCGTTAACGGATGAGGAAGTGAGAACCAGCAGCTCTTCGAGACATGGGGAACCCGATTTGGATGCTCTGTTGCCGAAAGGGTTCTTGGGTCGAACGAAGGATAAAGGATTAGTGGTGAAGACATGGGCGCCGCAAGTTGAGGTGCTGAATCGGGAATCGGTGTGTGGGTTCGTGACTCACTGCGGATGGAACTCGGTGTTGGAAGCGGTGTGTGCAGGATTGCCAATGGTGGCATGGCCACTGTATGCAGAGCAGCATCTGAATAGGGTGATTTTAGTGGAGGATATGAAGCTGGCGATGGCGATGGAGCAGGCGGAGGATGGGTTTGTGAGTGCGGATGAGGTAGAGAAACGGATCAGAGCGTTGATGGACtcggaagaagggagaaaactTAGAGAACGGAGTGGAAAGATGAGAAAGGAAGCCGCAGCGGCGTGGGAAGAGGGTGCGACGTCTTGTGTTGCGTTTACAAAATTCACCGAGTCATGGAAACGGGCTTAA